The DNA region ttgcgcgtggcgcgtcgaaaaacgcagtttttttttcaaaaaatcatatctcggaaacgtacggttcgacatcgccaatttttgatatgttatgtgaaattttccgaggaatccgataaaaatattttcagacataggctctttggtccagacacggtcaaaacgccattttaagttttcatacgacttttcaatagttaagctagattttggaacttttactatttttcccaaatagccaaactcatcacctttctttgcgtctaagacagctaaaatcggatgaaatggcgcgagatatgatttttagaaaaagtggtttttgcgaaaatgacgaaaattgccattttttgaaccaccctagcacgatgtaggccaccctaatggccaaacaaaaaaatacgggtctaattattttggccaaggaacccccagaaaaattttgagcccgatcggagaactttttttttggtttaggctcttttcaaatggaattgctgtatatatatatctCTTTTTGGTCCTATCAAGCCAAAAGGGAAAGGGAATAAACCttgaaaaatagttgcaacTGACTTATTGCGATTGAACATCATGATTCTCTCAACCATTGCAAATTCAAGAACATTATTGATTTGTCTACCGTCTCGTTGACCGTTGCAAGCTGTTTGTTATTTACATCGCCTTATATTTTGATTTCCATTATTTTTATGCAGTAAACTATCTTCATGAAAATAATGGAAATCAAAATATGATGCGGCATATACATTTATTTTGACAATTGCTAATTTTGCTTGCAGTTTCATCTCATTTCATGTCAATATTTTCCAGCCAAAATGAACCAGATGTTATTTCAGAGGTCcccaattaaaataatttatttattggcGAGAAGTCCTTCACAATGCTTTACTTATCTGCAGACGCATAAATTTAAACCCTTAGTGGGTAATTTATGTTTCGACCATTTCTTGAGACCACTCGTACGTCATGATTTAAACATGAACTTTCCCTCTTCCTTAAGAACCATCAACCAGCGAGCCTCCAATCGCCCGGGTGTCGAGTTGTCGAGTCCATAATTGTATCAAAGTACGTTTACCAATGTCTGCTTCTTTTTTAACGGCCTGGCTAAAGGTACTCCGTACCGAGGACCAGAGTTGTTGCCCTTTGCTTTGACGAGGGCCATAGTCGGAGATAAAATGGCACGTTTGACCCCATAAATTTCTAGGTCCGCTGAACGTCAGACTTTACCAGATTGGTTTGTTTGAAGCAATGTTGGAGCAAAGTTCATCGAATAAATTTTGAACTTGAACCTTTTATGCTCGCGTGGTATACAAAAGAAGGTCGATTGTTATTACAGtggaaattattgttttttaacATGCCACTACAAACTAAGGGCTGCTGCAATAGCGAAGGTAATTAGACAAAGCTACTAATCTCGAGCATGACCTTGGGGCTTCCGCAAGGTAGTGATTTTCCAGGTGCCACCCTCTTGCCTTCCCTCATGGACGTGTGTGTGGTCATACGTGAGTCTGGGCATGATTCATTAACGATCGCGAACGCGCCGTTCGTGTTGAGTGGATTTTAATTTCCGCCACCGCGGCTTCCACCTGCAGACAGTGGAAACCGACAGTCAACATCTCTGGTTAGTGGCGCGGTTAACTGCACTGATTAATGGCTGGAAGTAAAAGTTGCACTGTATCCTGGTGCAAGGTGTTGTAATTGAGTGGTTTATGCTTGATTTTTTCTGAGTCTTTTTTGAAACGCTTTTTTGGAAACCGACAACTCATAATgaaagtaggggaactataccctttctcagcatatttctattatcggcctatcagcactttgatcatgaattacagcttatataaagtgtttttgactgttccaaagtaataaacagatcaaataaaagtgagcaagcaactctccattgttgaaacatctgaaaaagttgatttaatagcagaaacggcaaaagtgatgagaattggtcgaacggcttagtgtgattaaaatgggtatgtttcccctattttcaaaaatatttccaaataatTTCACATTCGTGACAGATTGAAATTCCTGCTTAATAATATTAATTACATTTAATTACACAAGGGTTGAGATATAGTAActagatttttaatatttggccAATAAGATACAACTTTTTATCCAGCAATCAAGATCCTGTACCAATCCGGTGTGTCGCTATACCTACAAATTTCAACAGTGCACGGTAACCACAAAAACAACCAgttagaaaaaaagtgtaaattcaaCGCTTAACAATGCCCTTAAGCCATAGAAGCGCGAGTATCTAATGTTGCTACTGGTTGTAAGCTGTCAATTGAAAGAGGTTAAAAGTATGCAAAAAATGGTGCGCGTTTTATTGCCAAATTCAACCGTGAGTAAACTGCGTATCATTTAGTCTCTATTAtttatggaaatatttttttttgtcacaccATCGTTGAAATTGAGCAAACTAGCTAAAAATCTATTTGCATTCTTTTAACAAATCGCGATAACGCACACTGAGTATTCACACTTTGACTTTctacatttttgaagaaaatcgaGAAACTATTAAAGGCTTCTTTTGTAGATTTGAtaagattcataaaaaataaaaggatCTTCATAACATTCGGGCCCAATATGgtataaaaacaaacaatactGCTTTTGTCCATAACCATAAATTATAATGTATTTCTGAATTGAATGGATTGAAAATTCATTACCTCTCCACTCACCATCCCATAACCGAGTAGCACTACCGAACCCCCTCAAATCACAAACTTTTTCTGCTCGAAAAAGCACCTGTAAAAGCTAAAGGACCGCTCCGCCACCGTGGCCCCCTTTTTCTTTTCATCACACTCGTCGACAACACCCGGTAGTGACTGGACGTCGTGTCCGTCGGTGAAAAAATCGACGAGCGCCTGCTTGCCGATCTTGCCCGCGCAGTTGACAAACTCCATGCGTTCCATTACGCAGTATATGAACGGAACCGCCTTCGGATCCTTGTCGGTGAGGCCGCCCAGAAAGCCTCGCTCGAAGTAGTGCCTGCCCAACGGGATGTCCAAATCGTTGCTGCAATCGTCGTACACTTGGTGCAAAATTCTTTCCTGGGATCGTGTGTGCGATGCCTTGTGGGAAATAGTAACGAAATTAAGagcaaataaattataaattcccAATCTAACAACGGAAACCCCTTCCAATAAGCCCAAGAagtttgtataaaaatgtgtagaGGATAGAAACTGTTTAAGTTTTTAGGGTGAGGATATAAATCATGGatgttaaattttctttaaacttcAAGCAACTTTACCACTTTTTTGACCAAGAAGTTAGAAAGAACGAATAGTAGAAGGATTCGGGCCACCCTAATGTTCAATCAATCTAAAAAAGTATAGTCtagaataaataacaaaaaacttcTTGAATAAAAACTTACTTGGCTGTgagccactacagccaaaatcACTCCAACTAAAAAGGGCAGCTTTACCATTATTTCTTCCGATTTTCTCGTAAAACTAATATTTCGCATGGAAAGTTAAATCAAAACTGCGGTTCCAGCACTAGAAGTATAGCAGCTTATGtggggtagagtagtcatcaatgagacacgaggaacaatgataaattagctctcacaagtcgtagtttcaaccaatcaggctcatatttttagaaaattccaggttgtgcgaaaaatctttgaccgagttatgaatttttgaatcaatactgattttttcaaaaaatcgaaatattagcgcaaaattttttcaacttcattttttgatgtaaaatcaaatttgcaatcaaaaagtactttatcgaaaaagtgcaccgttttcaagttgaatCCATTTTTAGATACCTTTTTTGAATGtagccgcagtttttcatttttttttaaattaatgcacattgatatttttgaaaagctgagaaaattatctatattttgctttttttgaactttgttgatacgacccatagttgctgagatagttccatgcaaaggttttgctgaagacaccaaatcaatcaaaaaaatccttcaaaagatacaaattttcgaattttcattcatcacttttgtatggacagctgccaaatttgtatggaaaactatatgaCTACAaatcacttttcgctcattaacaccaaaactaacattgagttgggctacaatgtcctttcattaggtttgatcaaaattaagaatacctatacccagaatccagggatgtctcattgttcctcactcctttcagcccattggtaacaatgagacattttgttttttctttatttaacttttcaaaaattatgtaaatctttcaaaacatgaattgaaagtgatttttagcatatttattgagtttcaactcgatttaaccaaaaatatagtgttatttgttataaatttatggattttacaaattttaatttcttttaagtaaaaattttgttgattaaagaatcaagttgtcaaaattgctttaaaatgttcaaggcaagtaacCTGCAATAGTACAATACATAAACAAGatattttactagaaaagtattgattttcatagagtgtctcattgtttccCAGCTGTTTCATTGTTCCTActaagtgcgtctacaatgagacaattgaataactctggctgtagacatattttggtcaatgctagaacacattaaaagaaagaaaatgttgatgctgatgctggtgaaaaaatacaaaaaaatcgctgACAAAAAAtggtgtctcattgatgacaaCCCTACTCTCAATTTACAATATAAATATGCACTTTAAGCTTAGAAGTCTGTATAGGCAATTTATctctaaaagaaaaaataattgcgcTATCTGTCATCGTTGTCATTTGAATCATCCAACAAAATTGGAACAAAAAAGTTTACCAGTCATATTTAACCGATTCAAGTATTTTAGCTTACTTGATTGGAATGATTAGATTTATGTGGAATTTGTATTCACAGCATCATTAATTACATCTATTATGAACagaattgcattttaaataaacaacCTAAAAAGATGAAACATTTTAAGAtaattttgggttttgggttttgggttttgggttttgggttttgggttttgggttttgggttttgggttttgggttttgggttttgggttttgggttttgggttttgggttttgggttttgggttttgggttttgggttttgggttttgggttttgggttttgggttttgggttttgggttttgggttttgggttttgggttttgggttttgggttttgggttttgggttttgggttttgggttttgggttttgggttttgggttttgggttttgggttttgggttttgggttttgggttttgggttttgggttttgggttttgggttttgggttttgggttttgggttttgggttttgggttttgggttttgggttttgggttttgggttttgggttttgggttgtttttgtttttgtttttgtttttgtttttgtttttgtttttgtttttgtttttgtttttgtttttgtttttgtttttgtttttgtttttgtttttgtttttgtttttgtttttgtttttgtttttgtttttgtttttgtttttgtttttgtttttgtttttgtttttgttttgtttttgtttttgtttttgtttttgtttttgtttttgtttttgttttgtttttgtttttgtttttgtttttgtttttgtttttgtttttgtttttgtttttgtttttgtttttgtttttgtttttgtttttgttttgtttttgtttttgtttttgtttttgtttttgtttttgtttttgtttttgtttttgtttttgtttttgtttttgtttttgtttttgtttttgtttttgttttgtttttgtttttgtttttgtttttgtttttgtttttgtttttgtttgtttttgtttttgtttgtttttgtttttgttttgtttttgtttttgtttttgtttttgtttttgtttttgtttttgtttttgtttttgtttttgtttttgtttttgtttttgtttttgtttttgtttttgtttttgtttttgtttttgtttttttgtttttgtttttgtttttgtttttgtttttgtttttgtttttgtttttgtttttgtttttttgtttttgtttttgtttttgttttgtttttgtttttgtttttgtttttgtttttgtttttgtttttgtttttgtttttgttttgtttttgtttttgtttttgtttttgtttttgtttttgtttttgtttttgtttttgtttttgtttttgtttttgtttttgtttttgtttttgtttttgtttttgtttttgtttttgtttttgtttttgtttttgtttttgttttgtttttgtttttgtttttgttttttgtttttgttttgtttttgtttttgtttttgtttttgttttttttttttttgtttttgtttttgtttttgtttttgtttttgtttttgtttttgtttttgtttttgtttttgtttttgtttttgtttttgtttttgtttttgtttttgtttttgtttttgtttttgtttttgtttttgtttttgtttttgtttttgtttttgtttttgtttttgtttttgtttttgtttttgtttttgtttttgtttttgtttttgtttttgtttttgtttttgtttttgtttttgtttttgtttttgtttttgtttttgtttttgtttttgtttttgtttttgtttttgtttttgtttttgtttttgtttttgtttttgtttttgtttttgtttttgtttttgtttttgtttttgtttttgtttttgtttttgtttttgtttttgtttttgtttttgtttttggtttttcttgTAACAAATTCATAGctgaaaaatctgcaattttttttccgtgtatctattttttctcaatagtcctcaacaatacctacaaatttgcccaagacaccaaattgatcagattattcactcaaaagttacaactgtttgaatatttacgtaccatttttgtatggacagcagccaaaattgtatgaagacttgtacgggtgaaccaatgacacaaaatagcttttttggtcataggagaggcccccacaaagtttgagccaaatcaaaaaatacaaattaaatccatttccggttttgatagagaattgctcatttggaagtcgcaaaataaatttcatcataaatgaaaataaaaaaatcactttgttaAAACAAACATCTTTGAACTAACAATTTAATGCCCAGTTTGAATTGAGAGTAGCGATATTACCACTTAGAACTTTGAAttatattcaatttttgttgttttactgGCTATTTTTTCGATCCATGCGTACCTTCTTGATCGCCATAAATAACCATCACACTTCATTCACACCCAATTATAGTCTGCTACTGATCCGAACCTCGCGACAAGCCGAAGGTTGACCATTTGCTCACCAATTATAATTACTCGAGAATAAATTTGTCCCCCTCGACAGATCACTAGAGGGCAAGCCGATAATCACCGGCTGCAGCAGCAATCACGGGTCATACGTTTCTTAAGATGGTAAACCGGCGCCATCCACTGGTCAACGCACGAGCATTGGTCAATCGCTGAAAATTCAGTGTGAAACCACGTCGGATATCAAAGATCATTGTTGCCAATGGCGTTTACAAAAGGTGTGGGGCATAAGTTTGAAATACTCACAATTTGAGTTCAttcttatttatttatcaaaaaatttctgccAGATTAACTGCCGAACCTTAAATTAACCACTTTGGCGAAGAAAACGCGTGTGCCTTTTGTACTTCCATACAGCTTGTCATGTAAAATTGCGCCACCACTTCTGCGGCCGATCGTAGAAAAGGTCGACCTCAGGAATGCTCTCGCGCACTGTATTATCAATCTTTGCCGTACACGCCATGTTTTGGCTGGTTCACTCCAAATCTGAGACAGATTTATTGCGATCGCCAATGTTTATGGTATTTTGCGTgctattttgctgtttttttcccCCAAGTCACTCGCTCTGGTTGGTCTGTGGAGTCGATCGCGTCGTCGGTAATAGCCCAGATCAAAGGTTTGGACCTATAGGCGAAGCAAGTGGAGGATCATTTTGGGTCATGGAtagttaaattattatttttaaatttgttgaacttagaaaaaaattgagtgatttttttttctttaattgtataattattaataaaataatcaaaaaaaaaatacattaaagtcTTTTTATCTGTGCCACTTCAAACCTCTTAGGTGCCCAATCCCGAAGCTTTTTGGCTCACCATTAACCGCTGCTGCTGTCAACGGATCcttttatttttctgcgtggcgAAATTGCAATGTTTGATTTATAATTCTAGCGCGGTAATGTTGGCGTTTTGCTGCGGCACACGTGTGCGAACCAGTTCCACGGTATGTGTCGAAGTGCAATTGCAATTGCAGGCTTGAAGGTTGTGGGTCGATTACAGATCAGTTTTGCGTGATTGGGTAATTGTAATAGTATCAGCTTGAACGGGAGGCTCTAAGAATGAAGGGAATGGGGGTTTGACGCAGTGAACGGCGATGGTTTTGCcgcaaaatttattcaaacttgtgaaatgattaaattaaattatggtAGCTAGATAATGAGATTTAAAATTGGtttgattaattattttgtgacgtacttaatggatagCACCTAAGCAAATTGAACTAgtttgataattttacatattttttttgtaagcaatacttttcatatttcaagccaaaaatttcaaaatattgaagaaataaGTATCCTGTTTTCATCATTacatatattttgtaaaattcacgGTTGATTGATCACGATTTTATCTGGTTTAATGAAGTCAATAAcataaaattgtttaacttaTTGATACCTTACCTACACGCCAACCTATCAGGACGTTCACCATCTATAAACTACGCCGACATTTATTAGGTTAATTTGTTCAGTTCTCACCTCAATTTTCCCCCTGCTTCACGACACTCTACTAACAATCGCTATTTATGATCTAACTTAAATCACCTCTCCCAAGACTACCGGGTTCGGCCGTTCGCCAGCTACGTGACTCAGTAGGCCActccacacacacaaacaaatacCTAGAACGATTCAGGAACTACATTCCACCGCGACTCGCTGACGTCCCGGACTCCGCAAACCGGACGTTCTTGGCGCGTTCCGTCAGCTGCTGGCTTTGCTCCAATTGCTGGGCGACCTTCCATCGGGTGTTGTAATAGAGCGACTTCCAGGCGCTGTGACCTTCGTCGACATTGAGATCATAAATCGTGGTGCTGCTCTAGTGCACACACTCGGATTGAACATGTTACGACGTGCACGACATTTTATAAGCTGTTGAGTGACCCAGGATCTCCAGGTTGACATCGAAGGGGCTGTACCGCAGAGTCAGGTCATCGAGATCTGGTTGTTGCTATTGTTGGCGACAacagctgctgctgttgcacCTGGGTTGtaacaccaaatcgattgaaAATGTAAATTAAGCCGCTGACTCGAGTACAGAGCTGAATGAGCATTATTACTAGGGGCTAAGACCTTGTACTCCGTAGCCCTTGAAATGATCCTCGTTCAGACGTCAAGATTtacgttttattttcatttattacCTTCAGCAGCAGTTTTGTAGTTACATggttcaatcattttaaatttcttttcccACAAGGAATCAAAAAGAAGCACCGACAACATAACCAATAAGGGGTTCACAGCACTCAACAGCTGATCAGCAGTGTTGCAGCCTGATCGACATGGTCAGAACATGGCGAGGCAGCATTTCTATCCCACCGGCGATCGCGTCCGTCCGTCAGCGGTAGTCAGCTGTTGCCCAAAAGTGTTTCGTCGGACCACGGACGGTCAACTTTAAATCTATAGCGCCTTCTAGTCACTTACTGGTTGCCTAGAACAGATACCGGCTAAAGAGTGCAATGATCAGTGTTCAGGAGAAGCTGGTGGGCACGGTGGCGGCGGTTGTGGCCTCAATCCTCGGGCGCTGGCCAACACCCGTTTATTTATGTGTAAgtattttgtactttttcgCCAGAGGCAGCGAGGAGGGTGTCTCTTGAGCGATTGATATATGGCGTTAGGCGACGGTgactgaaatttgagttttttttaattcgatttcAATACGTATTGAAGATGATATTATTGAAATTCTTGTGCGTTAATTTTTTTACTCTCGATgaagagatatttttttaagaaatttcataCAGTTACAATGTTCTGaccaaatataaataataaattttgattaGGAACACGGGTTCGGGCTGTAGTGGCCCGATTTGGAAGCTAAAACGTTACTtacctttaggtggttgctgccttcctctcAATTATATAGAAATATCATCTGGAAGAGACGTTTTCcgctttcaaaaaattgtaaactttTTGGCAAGATACTACAGACACCGTCTCTCAAGaaaatccccttttttgtagtcgcatttttttacataactttaaaactgtacaattttcaatacaaGCTGTAGGACCTGAAAGTGAACCGAGTGGACCACATCCAGACAAAAATCATTCAGTCAAAGTTGAGAAAATCAGGTGCATATTCATGATCAAAATCCCCACACACcaaagacatttgttcagaatttgattctgattcGATAAGTATAAATCAAAATGGTAGTTTTTCCTCAATTTAACTCAAAGTTTCATGAGAAATTCTTCACGAAAACCAGAGATGAATCATTGGACACATTAGTTCGACCATAAAAGTGTTAGGATAATTTGTAAGCATTGATTAGAATTTTTCAGTCAGAAATACTTTTTGAGGAATTTCTAAACTTTTGTATTATTTACGAgatctttaatttttattttt from Culex quinquefasciatus strain JHB chromosome 3, VPISU_Cqui_1.0_pri_paternal, whole genome shotgun sequence includes:
- the LOC119770169 gene encoding uncharacterized protein LOC119770169, whose translation is MRNISFTRKSEEIMVKLPFLVGVILAVVAHSQASHTRSQERILHQVYDDCSNDLDIPLGRHYFERGFLGGLTDKDPKAVPFIYCVMERMEFVNCAGKIGKQALVDFFTDGHDVQSLPGVVDECDEKKKGATVAERSFSFYRCFFEQKKFVI